The genomic window AACGAAGAAGCAATCTTAGTCAATTGGTTTTAAATAGCGGTAGTAGTAAGATTGCTTCGTGCCTCGCAATGACGACGGAGTAGAATAAATCGGTGAAATCACATTATCTGTGTAATTAAACCGAGGAAAAGATATTTAAAATTAAAAGCCCCTTTAGGGGTTGGGATATGAAGAAATCTATTATCATATTTTACGCATTATTGCTTTACGCACTGATTCAACTAATTTCGTGGGGAACATTGGTGGTGCGTTTGCAGCCAAGCCGGATGACCATGATTATGGGCGAAGGTTCGGTGTTTTTGTTCTTGCTCTGTATTGGCGGTTATTTCCTTCATCAATCATTAAAACGTGAAGATAAATTAAGGGAACAACAGCAGAACTTTCTGATGTCGATTACCCACGAACTAAAATCACCTTTGGCGGCGATAAAACTTTCTATCCAAACCATTGTTAAACGTGATTTGGATAAGGCACGCCAAACTTCATTGCTTAACAATTCGCTAAAAGATATTGAGCGTTTGGACGATCTGGTTGAAAATATGCTGTTGGCCACCAAGATCGAAAACCGTTCGTATACTTTTCCGAAGGAAGAATTTAACTTCTCGGAACTGGTATATAAAATCACGGATAGGCTGCAGGTTCACTCTTGTGGATGTGAGCAGATTATAAATGCTAAAATTCAGCCAAATTTGCAGGTAATGGGTGACAAATTTGCCTTATCGTCAGTAGTGACCAATTTAATTGAGAATGCGGTGAAGTATTCGAACCCGTGTGATGAGATAAATGTGCATTTAAACAAAGTTGATGGGCATATTCAATTAAGTGTGATGGATCAGGGGCCAGGTATTTCAGATGCCGAAAAAATGTTGATATTTGATAAGTTTTACCGCGTTGGTAACGAGAATGTCAGAAAAGCGAAAGGAACAGGTTTAGGCTTGTTTATTGTGAAGGAGGTTTTACAATACCATGATGCAGATATTACAGTAAAAGACAATTTGCCTCAAGGAAGTATTTTTGAAGTAACATTTAGTTAATCTC from Flavobacterium sp. W4I14 includes these protein-coding regions:
- a CDS encoding signal transduction histidine kinase (product_source=COG0642; cath_funfam=1.10.287.130,3.30.565.10; cog=COG0642; pfam=PF00512,PF02518; smart=SM00387,SM00388; superfamily=55874; transmembrane_helix_parts=Inside_1_4,TMhelix_5_27,Outside_28_36,TMhelix_37_56,Inside_57_288); its protein translation is MKKSIIIFYALLLYALIQLISWGTLVVRLQPSRMTMIMGEGSVFLFLLCIGGYFLHQSLKREDKLREQQQNFLMSITHELKSPLAAIKLSIQTIVKRDLDKARQTSLLNNSLKDIERLDDLVENMLLATKIENRSYTFPKEEFNFSELVYKITDRLQVHSCGCEQIINAKIQPNLQVMGDKFALSSVVTNLIENAVKYSNPCDEINVHLNKVDGHIQLSVMDQGPGISDAEKMLIFDKFYRVGNENVRKAKGTGLGLFIVKEVLQYHDADITVKDNLPQGSIFEVTFS